From a region of the Impatiens glandulifera chromosome 4, dImpGla2.1, whole genome shotgun sequence genome:
- the LOC124934380 gene encoding protein indeterminate-domain 5, chloroplastic-like has protein sequence MAASSSSATPYFGMRREEQEQEQEMKQQLHHSSSTAAPISSTPVSTQKKRRNQPGTPYPDAEVIALSPRTLMATNRFICEVCNKGFQREQNLQLHRRGHNLPWKLKQKNPKEVRRKVYLCPEPSCVHHESSRALGDLTGIKKHYFRKHGEKKYKCEKCSKKYAVQSDWKAHTKTCGTREYRCDCGTLFSRRDSFITHRAFCDALAQETARHPSTLASIGSHLYSGSINNNNMMSLGLSSVGSQHQLISSIQDHRQPLSPAPPSDILRLGGNRSGPFDNLVGGGGSSFRTQTQSMAPPSGFFMQDSEVSHDHQYHHNHHDSQSQHQHQHGRMMHGLMNNETGGNNVMNLRFLSNNMINQNEGASLFSNNLMGNAPISSSAPNIYSGSIQNNNNISTSHMSATALLQKAAQMGSTTSNASATLLRGFGSSSSSSSAGGPKPDRPPTISTNISTMFENNNSNNNNEDNNLNDLMNSTIFGSMNAFGGQEEGYLNMNQPKMHQNLSLRESESMTRDFLGVGQMGRSGFSSSMRENNGIEMVGSLGSSDQGKAAGVQQKSQAFGGGNFQ, from the exons atggCAGCATCATCTTCATCAGCTACACCTTACTTTGGAATGAGAAGagaagaacaagaacaagaacaagaaatgAAACAACAGTTACACCATTCATCATCAACCGCCGCTCCAATCTCCTCCACCCCGGTTTCCACTCAGAAGAAGAGAAGGAATCAGCCTGGAACACCAT ATCCAGATGCGGAAGTGATAGCTTTATCCCCGAGGACTCTTATGGCCACGAATAGATTCATATGCGAGGTTTGTAACAAAGGGTTTCAGAGGGAACAAAATCTGCAACTTCATAGAAGGGGACATAATCTACCATGGAAGCTAAAGCAAAAGAACCCTAAAGAGGTTAGGAGGAAGGTTTACCTTTGCCCAGAACCGTCGTGTGTTCATCATGAATCTTCTCGAGCCCTAGGAGATTTAACTGGAATTAAGAAACACTACTTTAGAAAACACGGGGAGAAGAAGTACAAGTGCGAGAAGTGTTCGAAGAAGTACGCTGTTCAATCCGATTGGAAAGCACATACGAAAACTTGTGGTACGAGAGAATATAGATGTGATTGCGGTACTCTCTTCTCAAG GAGAGATAGTTTCATTACACACCGGGCTTTTTGCGATGCTCTAGCTCAAGAGACTGCGAGGCATCCGTCCACCTTAGCCTCGATCGGTAGCCATTTGTATTCGGGGagcatcaacaacaacaacatgaTGAGCTTAGGGTTGTCGTCCGTTGGGTCACAACACCAATTGATTTCCTCAATCCAAGACCATCGTCAGCCATTGTCGCCAGCACCACCCTCGGATATACTTCGTTTGGGTGGTAACCGGTCCGGTCCATTCGATAACCTTGTTGGTGGGGGAGGTTCATCTTTCCGAACCCAAACTCAATCCATGGCTCCACCATCTGGTTTCTTCATGCAAGACTCCGAGGTTAGCCATGATCATCAATATCATCATAATCATCACGACAGCCAATCCCAACACCAACACCAACATGGACGAATGATGCATGGATTGATGAACAATGAAACGGGTGGAAATAACGTCATGAACCTTAGATTTCTCTCGAACAATATGATTAATCAGAACGAAGGAGCGAGTTTGTTCTCGAATAACCTAATGGGTAACGCACCAATATCTTCAAGCGCTCCCAACATCTATAGTGGCTCTATTCAAAACAACAACAATATCTCAACCTCGCACATGTCAGCCACCGCACTTCTTCAAAAGGCGGCTCAAATGGGTTCAACAACAAGCAATGCAAGTGCCACATTACTCAGAGGATTCGGAagctcctcctcctcttcctccgcCGGGGGACCAAAGCCTGACAGACCTCCGACAATCTCAACAAACATTAGCACCATGTTTGAAAACAACAAtagcaacaacaacaacgaGGATAATAATCTGAATGACTTGATGAACTCGACTATCTTCGGATCGATGAACGCTTTCGGGGGACAGGAGGAAGGGTATTTGAATATGAATCAGCCGAAAATGCATCAAAATCTTTCTTTGAGGGAATCTGAAAGCATGACAAGAGACTTTCTTGGAGTAGGGCAAATGGGGAGATCAGGGTTTTCATCATCaatgagagaaaataatggGATTGAAATGGTAGGCTCTTTAGGATCTTCTGATCAAGGAAAAGCTGCAGGAGTTCAACAGAAAAGCCAAGCTTTTGGAGGTGGGAATTTTCAgtga